CAATTCAAATGGGCTGCATTTTTCAAGAGTCAAGCTGAGGGCAGCCTTAATAGAGGGTGCTTCAGATGGATGCCTGGGCTCCCCACTGTAACACTCAGGTTACCCCTTTGACATGAAGCACTGTCAGTgagagctggagctgcaggtcAGACAGTCGGCATCACTAACCTCAGTCCCACACTCGCTTCTAAGAGGATGCAAGTGCTTGGCAAACGGATTATGAGGAGCAGCCTGAAGGGGACATCGCCGGCACTGCCATTCTGTAGCAGGGTCTCTGGTTTGGAGACCTGTCCCTTGAGGGCTTTAAGACAGAGGGGAAAATGTTAACAGAAAGGAATCCCACCGAGCATGACAGACCCCGACTTTGGTGGTATTGGTACTTTTACAGTGTGCTTGCGCTGGATGAGGAATCTGGGGCAACCTGTTCTTACAGTGAGTACCAATCACGGGAACATCATAAACTCATTCTCTAAAGGGTCATTCTGTCCCCTCATAGAGGAAGTAAATGCAGTCATGCCTCTGTCCTACCTTCGCAGAAGACATTAACTCAGTCATTCATTCATGCCTCCATTTGCCTCGTGCCTggctttgtgagtgtgtgagcttGAATAGAACACAGGTAGTCCATTTATAAGCCCGATGACCTGATTTCAATCTCTGGCATTCCCATGACGGAGGGAGGCTTTgcgagttgttctctgacctccacatgccacatcccatatacatacatgtatgtgaacacgcacgtgcatgcacacgctataattttagaaatttaaatttaaagtaatCAAAAGAAGGATAAAGTACATTTGTGTTCCTGGTAACTGCAATTTCTACACCCTTGCTGTTGGTAAAAGTTGTCAGTTAAGGTTTAATTAGTCCAGGACCCACAATGATGAGATGTCTTCTTGACTGCTGACTGTAGTCTAACAGCCTCCTAATACACTCAGCCAAAGGGCCCTgctgtcttttccttctctttatttcaCTTTATCACCACCTCTTTTTGCTGGTTCTAAAAGAGCCATGAAATAATTCACATTTACTACAACTCCAACTGTCACTACAGACCTTGACCACAACTTAATCCATATAGTAACTGGAGTATCCCCTTGACCAGAGACACACCCTCCCAAACTTCAGTGTGTTTCCAGCCCCTCCATCCCACCACAGTTCTGACCACCCCTCCACCTCTGTCCAGAAAGAAGACAtggggccagcaggatggctctgTGAGAcaagcctagtgacctgagttccatccctggaagcAATTCCCCAAAGTTGAATCTGACCTCTACCCATGTGCACACTTATACACAGAATGAAACACTTGAAAATTttagaaaggaagacagagactcAGGCCATTGCCACACCTACACTTTATTGGACTCTAAAGCAGACTGGCTCTGGACCATTCACAACTTCTCAGACATCTCCCAGAAGGGTTTAGGAAGGTGCCATCATTCTGTGAAGGCCCAGAACCTACCCCAGACTTAGAGCCCCAAGTGAACTCCCCAAGAGCCTTGAGGGAGCTAAAGGAAATGGCTGGTAGGGAAGGCAAGGGGACGATATTAAGGGAATGCCTTGGTCTCCCAGTGTCTCCCGAGGGTACACTGAGCCCTGAGGAAGACTGCTTGGGGAAACAATGGGAGATTCCTGGGCTGAGCAGCTCTCATCTAGATGGCAACTTTGAGGAGACGTTTGATGTCAGGCTCGATGTTGATGGTCTGGAAGCTGCGGCTGTAGCGACGGAAAGGCTCCCCTTCTGGCCCTATGAGGAACTTCTCAAAGTTCCAGGACACGTCTGAGCGGCGCACGGGACTCCATATGATGAACTTGGGATCGGTCATGAGGGAGAACGGGTCGTCATAAGGGTAGGGCAGCTTGTCTTTCAGGTAGGCAAAGACAGGATGCTCGTTCTGCCCATTGACGTCACACTTTTGGGTAAGACTAAAGGTGGGCTGGTACCCACCCCCAGGGCGGACATACTTGAGGCTGTTCAGGATCTCCTCGTTCTGACAGTTCTCCTGGATGAGAAGATAAAGAgcatgaagaaaggaagagaaaacccaGGGTGCACCAGTGCAAATCTTTTCTTCCCCAACACTCCTCCACGatctctccttcctgtgtgtgcatgtgtgtgttgcacGTGTGtgttttttctccattttccctgcctttctctctctctctcagccattGTGTTGtgggtttttgtattttttacatttattttatactgaGTGCCACCTTTGcacgtgtagaggtcagagaacaacctatGAAattcacttctctccttccaccacctgagttctgaggattgaatttaggtcatcaggtttgtggcaagtgcttttgccCACTGAACCCTCTCACCAGCTATGGCCTTGGTGGGAAGGAGGCTACATCCAAAACTTTGGAGGCCAGGGAATATCACATGACTTAAGGAGAGTCCACTCTCACAAATTGTGCTCTAACCTCTACCCGTGCACTGTGGTGTgtgcacaccctcacacacattacaatcaatcaatcaatcaatcaatcaatgtagtTAGAGATTCAGCACTTTTAAACAGTTGGTTCAGGCCCTAATCTACTTTAAGGAACCTTGCTTTAAGGAACCTTGAGatcagggaagagaaggaaaggaggagccTCTACCTGCTGTTGGTAAAAGTTGTCAGTTAAGGTTTAATTACTCCAGGACCCACAATGATGTGATGTCCACAAatgtgcatgcgcgcacacaccctaccattttccctttcctctgcccTGATTGTGCTCTGGCTCTGTGGATATTGAGTTATGACTCCTTTCAGCAGCTAGCCAGCCAACCACAAGTGAGGTGTAAGGCCAGAGGTATCTCCTGGGTTGAGAAACACCTCCAATGGGGTGTagcccttcctgtctctccccgGCAAAGTCTGAACAGAGGCTTGAGGGGGAAGGACCTGTGAGCATAAGTGATAGCTGGGTCTCTGGTTTATCTCAGCCATCCTTCCTGTGTATGTCCCAGACATCCTTCCTGTGTACCTTCCTGCCACTGCGATTTGAACTATGAGGACTCTAATTAGAGAGTCCACTTAGGGACACCTGGCTTGCTAGTACAGTTAAAtcataaatagaaacagaatccCCAAAAGATAGCTTGAGGTGTGCATGCTGAAGCTCTGTAAGAATCTGACCTGTTATTCAGAGACAGAAGGTGCACGATGTCCAGAGGAGGTGAGTGCACGCTTCAGACCTTACCCTTCTCCTATATTCCTTTTCCAACTTGCTGATTAGAAACAAGCCTTTAAATAATATTCGCACACTATTTCCACATCTCTCTCCTTACTTTTCATGCGTCTTTTTCCATGAGCCTCACAGTAAACATGAGCTAAGTCAACTTCTATTAAACCAACACATGTGGAAACTCAAACAGAAAACTAAGCCACCTCTCTCAATGGTCTCAGAGCCATTAAAGCATTGAACCAAGGCAACAGGAACTAAGGACTCCCAAGTCACCGACATCTCAATCCCAATTATTTGTCTAGATCAAGTTCTTCAGGTTCACATTTGCTGTAGTCAGGGGAtcaccttgaatttctgaccttcctgtctccatctttcaagtgctgggattagaggtgagCTATCACAGCTGGCTTATGCAACGCTTGGGATCAAACCCATGGTTTCACGTAGGCTGGGCAAGTaatctacccactgagctgtatGCACAGGCTGATTTTTTGAGACCTTGCTGGTAAGCCCAGGTTAGTGCCAAACTCACATCAATCCTAGGAGTACAGGAATGTCCCACCATGCCAACATAGTGATTCTTAACGTTCTATTTTCTCCACTCATTTGTTCAACAAGTAACTAATGAAGTACTCAAAGACACAGTGGAGAGACCTGGAAGCAACCCTCATGGACTATTCTGGAAAGACAGTAATAAAAGGCACACCCTCAATGCTTACTCTGAGACCATATCTACTTCTTCCCTGTGATGTTTTACATTCACCTAGACCTCAACTGATGCAGCATGCCCTTCAAGTCCAGATATCCCAAGACACACTCAACTCTTTCTTCCACTCAAGCTCTGTCAATCAACTCCTTGGATAGAACCCAAGGAACTCCTCACCTGATGTCCGAACTGGTTGCAAGGGAAGCCGAGAACTACCAGGCGCCTGGGAAAGCGACATTGTAGCTCATTGAGCTGGTTGTAGTCCCGGGTAGTTGTTCCTCAGAGTGACGCCACATTCTCAATCAGCACAGCCCTGCCTCGGAACGTATTGAAGTCTATCTTCTCCCCATCCAGGCCAATGGCACTGAGATCGTAGAACGACTTGGCAATGTAAGCCATGCTGAAGAGCAGTgagccctgccctgctctgtgaGCCTCCTTAAGTCCTCTAgacaggtgggaaggaaggaggagccagagaagaCCGAAAAGACTTCACAAAGGGCCTTTGAGCATTCCCGGGATGACTTAGCAAAAACAGGTACCCACCTGCAAACTGTTTGAACAAGGCTGTGGCTCCTCCCACTTACAGCCGCTGAACAAAGccacctctgccccaccccactggCAACCTGGAAAGGGCCAATTTGATATCTGTGAGCAGATGTGAATAATTCACTCCTTGCTGGAAACCAGAGCCATAAAGGTcaagtggggaggaaaagaagggagggaggatgcaAGATTGACTTCTGCTTGCCCCAGCAAGTTGATTTTACCTGGCACAGACGTCTGTCTCAACGCATTTATTAGAGCATCAGTCTCTGAGTTGTGGGGGGTCAGATATGCTTGGGTCTGAATTGAGTCGGGTGGATTCTCAAGTAGAATCAAAGGGACCCTTGGGAGGAGAGTGTGTTGTTTTCCAGTGCCTCAGTTTGCACCAGGCAGAGGGACGAAGATGACTTTGTCTTAGGAAGCCTTTTAGTGAATGATGTTCCTTGTCCTGGAGAACACTGGGGTCTTTGTCCCTGTACTGTAGCATGTCCTACATTAGGACGTCCACCTCCATTCCCCATTCCCAAGCCAGGCATGAGGATGGAGTCCTTGCTGACTTAGTGATCAGGACCCTCAGAATGGATGGTAAAATTCTGGGTAGACAACTGTACCTATCTCCCTCTCAGAcaggttcagtctctgagacttttTGGAGGAGGCTTGCATGAATGTGTGACCCTCTTCCTCACAGGAGGTGACGTGCAGGAAGGCAAAGCAGCTGTGGTTCCAGGTAGGCCACTAAGACATCCTCAAAGCCAGCCATGTATGATGGGCGATCTCTGGCCTGCTGAGGGCTGTCATCGGAGCCCACTCTTGGGAGCTCAGCAGCTGAAAAGACCATAATGCCACTCCACGGTCCAAGCATGAGCTAACTGAATCAGGAACTTTTCAGAAACCCTTGATTTCCCCATCAGTAAAACTAACCATTGGGTTTATCCTGGCTATTTTAATAAGGCAAATGTTTCCCAGAGAGCATTTTCACAGGTACCTATCCAGTGGGAGCTGTCTCCTAGAACAGAGTCAGCAAGTGCGGCACCTAGCCTTCCGGATCTGATTTGTTGGGAAACAAAGAAACTACTTGCCCGGGAGTTCTGCTGCATAGCTTGTTTAAGGGTGTGGAGCTCATCGTCTCGGCTGACAGCTCCCTAAGAACAAGTTTCCATTATCCAAGTGGGAATGGAGTCTTTCGATGCCATAAATGGTGGCAAGAAGTTAATTCTCCTGAGGGCATGACAGAGTCCCTGGGCACAGCCAGTGACTATTGCTACCAAGCTACAGAGTCAGAGGGACTTGGCAATGGTGTAAATAAGAACTTGATAGTAACCCGCCAGGTTCCTCTGCCCTCTAGAGCTTCCTCCAGCACCCGGGGCTTCCAGAGAGAAGGATGCTTTTCTTTTGCTGCCTCTTTGTAAGCCCTCTTCAGGCAAGTCCTGAGTCTGGAGTGGCTTCATACTTCTTCAAGAAGACCTAGAGCCCTCACGGGTCTCCTGGAGGCTCACTTCTTACTGCTGAGTAAAACCATTAAGATATTCCTAGAATATCTGTCTGCAGGTGTACACATTGCCTCCACTTTCCAGAGGCTTAAGACTTTGGGTGCGCACTAACAAAGCTCGCTTTCCCTGTGGCTTTC
This genomic window from Mus caroli chromosome 12, CAROLI_EIJ_v1.1, whole genome shotgun sequence contains:
- the Gpx2 gene encoding glutathione peroxidase 2, with protein sequence MAYIAKSFYDLSAIGLDGEKIDFNTFRGRAVLIENVASLUGTTTRDYNQLNELQCRFPRRLVVLGFPCNQFGHQENCQNEEILNSLKYVRPGGGYQPTFSLTQKCDVNGQNEHPVFAYLKDKLPYPYDDPFSLMTDPKFIIWSPVRRSDVSWNFEKFLIGPEGEPFRRYSRSFQTINIEPDIKRLLKVAI